The window GTTCTCGAATCTCTCGAGTATTTTGGATATGGCAAGCAAGTCGCAATGTGGCAGGGCAATCGGGCGACGGTCGATGGCCTGATCGTTCCATCCATTCGCTCTCCAGAACAACCGCGGTCAGCGTACGTACACCGGTTCACCTACGATCTCGGGTACAAAATACCAGCCCCATCTGCCTGTCGTTGGCTCCGTTCTGTGGCCCGAGACGTACAAGCAGTGACGGACGAACAGTTATCGACGAGCAGGAGACGGCGGATCTATATCTCCAGAAGCGACGCCGATCGCCGAAGAGTGACCAATGAAACGAAACTCGTGGAGTCGCTATCCGAGCTCGGCTTCGAGTCGTACTCCTTGACGGATCTCTCCTTTGCTGAGCAGGTTCGACTCTTCTTCGAAGCGGAGGCTGTCGTTGCTCCCCATGGTGCCGGGTTAGCGAACCTCGTTTTTGCGGACGATTGTTCCGTACTTGAACTGTTTGGGGAGAAAATAAAGCCGACGTATCGAATGCTCTCGGCGGCGCTCGATCTCGACTACGAGTTCCTTCGCTGCGATCCAATGAGATCTGATCTCCGAGCCGATCCGACATCCGTTCGCCGATGTGTTGAGCACCAACTGGGAGAACACTGACTTCTTTGTCATTTCCGATCACTTCATGGATAAGATTGCGAAATGATATCCTGAAAATCGGGATGGACAGTCGCATCGATTTCATGAGCCCCATTAGCGATCTTCTCACGCTTTCGCTGCCATTTTCGGTGGCGTACGACGACCCGAACGGGAATCGCGTCGAGGTCAAGTATTTTTGCAATGGAGAACCGATGGTTTCCTCCCCCACAAAAGATTAGCTCACCATCTCGTCCGATACTCACACAGATTTGATCGAGCGACGTTTCGATCCGGGTATCGGCTCCGTCGTAGTTTTGGGATGGATCGTAACCGTGTTCTTTGATACTCTTGTAGAGTTGATCGATACGCTCGTATCGACGCTCGAGGTCTGAGATCGAATAGCAACCATCTGCTTCACCCTCCGTTTCGATCCGACGGCACAACTCGTCGTGGATGTCGGTTTCCTCCCATTCTTTCTCATGGCAAAACCGTTGTTCGACGGACCGATACTTGAGCGAGCGTTCGTACGGCTGGGTTTGTCGGTCCCAGTTGCCCCCCCTGATGGCTCCCGATGCGAGGTATTTGTCAATTTCACGATTTGCCATCGTGATGTTATTCGGATCGATCTCGATTAACTCGAACGGGTCCGCGAGAGCGTTGTATCCTTTAAGACACCGATAATAGGTATGGCGAGCAAAAATGAGCGAGCGAACGAGCGCAGGATGATGCGTCAGATATGCCCGCGTCGACGATATCAGTCCGTATAGTCCTCCAGCGTCGAACACTGACCGTGCTCTCGCGACGAGTGACATTATGCGGGGGTACGAACGAGTGCCGTAAATACGACTTGCTCTTCGTGTCACTTAGCCATGGAAACGTAGCCTGACGGGAATAAACCTCGCTTCACCGTATCACACCTCGAATGGGGCGGTTCGAAACAGACAGCGAAGGAAGTTTATCACCGGACGATTACGGAGTATACAACGTCTTTCATGAGGATCGGACAGACTTCATTCCTCCAGTTCATCGCCGAGATTTCTGCCTCAGCGATCGGTTTTTTCGCGACGATTTATTTCGCTCGCGTCCTCGGCGCGGAAGTTCTCGGTTACTATTCGGTTGCGCTTGCGGTCGTGACGTGGCTTGCCGTCGCCGGTCGAATCGGAATCAGCAACGCGGTCATCAAGCGGATGAGTGAAGGAGACGAACCGTTCGCATACTTCTGGGCGGGCGTCATGCTTGTCGGTTCGATTTTTCTCGTCATCGCGACCGGGGTATTCGTCTTCGGCGAACAGATTGACGCCTATGTCGGGGCGGAGGTCCACCTGCTCATCGTAGTGATGGTCTTTGGATTGTTGTGTAACAGTCTCGGAAACGCCGCATTACAGGGCCGTTATCTCGTCCACATCTATGCAGTCCTCAAGCCCCTCAAGATCGCTGGTCGGGCGGTTGTTCAGACCACGCTCGTGTTCGTCGGTTTTGGACTCACCGGCCTCTTAATCGGCTACACGAGCGGATGGGTGCTGGCCGCCGGTATCGCCTTCGTGGTTCTGACTCCCCATTTTAGGCGACCATCACGGCGACATTTCCGTCGGCTTATCGAGTTCGCGAAATACTCCTGGCTTGGTCGCGTGCAAGGGAAGACGTTCAGTGAAGCCGATATTCTCATCCTTGGGGCACTTGTCTCGAGCGGATTAGTCGGTGTCTATTCGATCGCGTGGGCACTCTGTTCATTCTTCCTTATCTTTACGCAGGCAATTAGTTCGGCGATGTTTCCCGAGATCAGCAAACTGGATGCGAAAGGGAAACGAGACAGCGTTGCGTCACTGACCAACGATGCAGTCGCTTTCGCAGGTTTCGTGTTGATTCCCGGAATAGTTGGTGGAGTACTCGTCGGTGATAGAGTCCTCGCCATCTACGGCGGGGAGTTCGTACGGGGAGAGACGGTCTTGCCAATTCTCCTCGTGGGCGCTCTGCTGTATTCGTATCTTGAACAATTCTTGAATACGCTCAGCGGGATCGATAGACCCGACATCACGTTTCGTGTCAACGGACTATTCGTTGGGGCTAATATCATCGCGAACGTTGCGCTGGTCTCTGTATTCGGATGGGTCGGTGCTGCGTTCGGAACCGCACTTTCGGCGGGTGTGAGTCTTACCGCCGCTTACGTTATGGTTCGAACACAGATCGACTTCGAGCCACCGCTCGGCGAAATCTCCCGGCAAGTGGCTGCTGCTATCGTAATGGCTGTCGCCGTATATCCACTCACTCAATTGGCCGGGCCGACCTCGGAGAGTGCC of the Halobiforma lacisalsi AJ5 genome contains:
- a CDS encoding glycosyltransferase family 61 protein, whose product is MSGTYRFDRPFVCQLSTARLLGADALVAAPNGALLLETSLGRRDQLERSLLAEPELLARTIRDPTAPGVARADDDRLANVCSFVDGCLGGYSHWILKGLPRLEGVAKWERQTGRRATILLSGNPPSWVLESLEYFGYGKQVAMWQGNRATVDGLIVPSIRSPEQPRSAYVHRFTYDLGYKIPAPSACRWLRSVARDVQAVTDEQLSTSRRRRIYISRSDADRRRVTNETKLVESLSELGFESYSLTDLSFAEQVRLFFEAEAVVAPHGAGLANLVFADDCSVLELFGEKIKPTYRMLSAALDLDYEFLRCDPMRSDLRADPTSVRRCVEHQLGEH
- a CDS encoding lipopolysaccharide biosynthesis protein; amino-acid sequence: MRIGQTSFLQFIAEISASAIGFFATIYFARVLGAEVLGYYSVALAVVTWLAVAGRIGISNAVIKRMSEGDEPFAYFWAGVMLVGSIFLVIATGVFVFGEQIDAYVGAEVHLLIVVMVFGLLCNSLGNAALQGRYLVHIYAVLKPLKIAGRAVVQTTLVFVGFGLTGLLIGYTSGWVLAAGIAFVVLTPHFRRPSRRHFRRLIEFAKYSWLGRVQGKTFSEADILILGALVSSGLVGVYSIAWALCSFFLIFTQAISSAMFPEISKLDAKGKRDSVASLTNDAVAFAGFVLIPGIVGGVLVGDRVLAIYGGEFVRGETVLPILLVGALLYSYLEQFLNTLSGIDRPDITFRVNGLFVGANIIANVALVSVFGWVGAAFGTALSAGVSLTAAYVMVRTQIDFEPPLGEISRQVAAAIVMAVAVYPLTQLAGPTSESARAAIVTVGIVGIGATIYVMSLLAMSPRFRNVVRNNVPIDLPVLVEP